The sequence TTCCTTCTTGTCTCTGTCTCTCATACAAAATATCTTTTTTCTTTTCAAAATTCCTGTTTTCTAAATAGGTTCTTTTGTTCCTGGAAATAATATTCTCCAAAAAAAGAATAAAAGTACCTAGGATCATTATAAAAAAAATAATTCTTTTCAATCTTTTAGACAATTGATACATGGTTATTTATTTTTTAGATACATTACATATTCTGCTACTTTCCATCTGTCAATTTCATTTAATTGAGAAGCATAAGAATTCATATTATTCTTTCCATAAGTGATAACATGATAAATACTCTCAATGGTAATATTCCTATCCTTATAACTAGGAATTCCAAGTATCTTTTCATTTTTCACTAACAACCCTTGTCCATCCCCTTGATCTCCATGGCATATAGAACAATTAATTCTATAGAGATTTTTCCCCTCCTCTACGAATTTTTTAGAAATTTCTTTCTTTTTTAAAG comes from Blattabacterium sp. (Mastotermes darwiniensis) str. MADAR and encodes:
- a CDS encoding cytochrome c, translated to MKYFYVFLLFFGAFLNSCWLDKTKPNRVYMPDMYYSDAYEPYSEPYPNYKKNIKRIRIPIFLQKGTSSLPPVKETVPRNYYGLIQESKNNKKIFLSLKKKEISKKFVEEGKNLYRINCSICHGDQGDGQGLLVKNEKILGIPSYKDRNITIESIYHVITYGKNNMNSYASQLNEIDRWKVAEYVMYLKNK